The Williamsia sp. DF01-3 genome has a window encoding:
- a CDS encoding HNH endonuclease signature motif containing protein has translation MFGGTKSEQERATGIVAAAVLRPNELLRNAEAAVAGQAYLEWARYDAAAQMHRQLVEPHEDTAVALRALDPFAVCAARLAAAQQITQQGAEHHLSRALALRDRLPAVNEQLRQGRVAAHHIATIVSRTDLIDGSAFMAGIDHEIAGHLQRPGSWSKNRMRDMVDATIFRRDPDLVRHDREDAKNKRGVWSNNIEHGMSAIDAVASAEETAMIMARLEKLAMSVCKADPRRKSDRMADALFAVVMAREFYCQCPNDPKHPCTANIRTVPTHEAVASGIDVKIILHVIADQATVDGSADSPGYLAGHGVISGDHVRDIATRPEIVARPMGNEYREVDQAEASADVAHNQDVDDPRLDDDTWLGRDRETPDLMADKHAVPNAFVPERTDAVPREADGESSAGSAMPPPRSAPQSPASADDLTPRTLYRRAPHSIPSVDVGGTPDAVEPPYVQAVPLPVVQPGDSYRPSAVADSYIRIRDCYCTWPGCDRKAWGADLDHTHEYNHDNPVAGGTTHPAHMKVLCRFHHLLKTYSDWLDDQHPDTRNGRTRLVFTTPEGRTYRGPAWTGEDLFPVLARLVWDAGPVPRRHPSSLSPPFTDSRQKTRTAAKHARRQQERERNRRRSQGADELAPPPF, from the coding sequence ATGTTCGGGGGGACAAAATCAGAGCAAGAACGGGCAACCGGAATCGTGGCCGCGGCGGTGTTGCGGCCCAATGAGCTGCTGCGTAACGCCGAGGCAGCGGTTGCAGGCCAGGCCTACTTGGAGTGGGCGCGTTACGACGCTGCCGCACAGATGCATCGGCAACTCGTCGAGCCACATGAGGACACGGCGGTTGCGCTGAGGGCGCTCGACCCATTCGCCGTCTGCGCGGCTCGCTTGGCAGCTGCGCAGCAGATCACACAGCAGGGTGCCGAGCACCACCTGTCGCGAGCATTGGCTCTGCGAGACCGGCTACCGGCAGTCAACGAACAACTGCGGCAAGGACGGGTTGCAGCGCATCACATCGCGACGATCGTCTCGAGGACCGACCTGATCGACGGGTCAGCGTTCATGGCCGGCATCGACCACGAGATAGCCGGCCACCTGCAACGACCCGGATCGTGGTCGAAGAACCGCATGCGAGACATGGTCGACGCCACGATATTTCGCCGTGACCCTGACCTCGTCCGGCACGATCGGGAAGACGCGAAGAACAAGCGCGGCGTGTGGTCGAACAACATCGAGCACGGAATGTCCGCCATCGACGCGGTCGCGAGCGCCGAAGAGACCGCCATGATCATGGCGCGCCTCGAGAAGCTGGCGATGTCGGTCTGCAAGGCCGATCCACGGCGCAAGTCCGACCGGATGGCCGACGCTCTGTTCGCAGTGGTGATGGCCCGCGAGTTCTACTGCCAGTGCCCCAACGACCCGAAGCACCCCTGCACAGCCAACATTCGTACGGTCCCGACCCACGAGGCGGTGGCTTCTGGGATCGACGTGAAGATCATTCTTCACGTGATCGCTGATCAAGCAACCGTCGACGGCAGCGCAGACAGCCCCGGATACCTCGCCGGACATGGAGTGATCAGTGGGGACCATGTACGCGACATCGCCACCAGACCTGAAATCGTCGCACGTCCTATGGGGAACGAGTACCGGGAGGTCGATCAGGCAGAAGCATCGGCCGATGTCGCTCACAATCAGGATGTCGACGATCCTCGTCTTGACGACGACACCTGGTTGGGTCGCGACCGCGAAACTCCCGATTTGATGGCCGACAAGCACGCAGTCCCGAACGCATTCGTGCCCGAACGCACGGACGCTGTGCCACGCGAGGCCGATGGCGAGTCGTCTGCGGGATCAGCCATGCCCCCTCCCCGCTCGGCACCACAATCTCCCGCATCTGCAGATGACCTCACCCCGCGGACGTTGTATCGCCGGGCGCCACACAGCATTCCGAGCGTCGACGTCGGAGGTACGCCGGACGCCGTCGAACCGCCTTATGTGCAGGCCGTTCCACTGCCTGTCGTACAACCAGGCGACTCGTACAGGCCATCCGCAGTCGCAGACAGCTACATACGCATCCGCGACTGCTATTGCACGTGGCCTGGCTGCGACCGCAAGGCCTGGGGTGCCGACCTCGACCACACGCACGAGTACAACCACGACAATCCAGTTGCCGGAGGGACCACCCACCCAGCTCACATGAAGGTCCTCTGCCGTTTCCACCATCTGCTCAAGACCTATTCAGACTGGCTCGACGACCAGCACCCGGACACGCGCAACGGTCGCACCCGGCTCGTCTTCACCACGCCTGAAGGGCGCACCTATCGCGGCCCAGCCTGGACCGGCGAAGACCTGTTCCCGGTGCTCGCGCGTCTCGTCTGGGACGCCGGCCCTGTGCCCCGCAGGCACCCATCGTCTCTGTCGCCACCATTCACGGACAGCCGACAGAAGACGCGTACCGCTGCCAAACATGCACGCCGTCAACAGGAGAGGGAACGAAACCGCC